The DNA window AGCAAATTTATCCACGGAACTAAATATTTGGAACTTAAATGAAAGAGACTGTTGCCTCATTTCAGTTTTAACattgtttaataataatataattgaacaATAACGGGTAATGACGTACAtgcgtataaaatttcaatcgatgaAAAACATGTGTATcgcgaaaatattcaaaaagtaCTATTACAAAGAAAACGCCAGTTGGAATTGGTATACAGCTTGTAAAAAGCTAAAGAAATTCAATAGAAGTGTCGTAATCTCTCAAAGATACTTAACACCTATTTTTGAGACAACAGATGCTTGCCTGAGGCTTTTTGTTTTGCTTGGTACATAAAAAAGGCGGAAACTGGTTGTCTGGGATTACGAGCCAGCATCTGCTCTCGGAATGAAGCAACGCTTGGTGCTTTTGGCGGATGTTTTTTGACCTTCTGTAAATTGACTACGCTGAACTGTGTCGTTCCACCGGCAGTGCTAAGTGGAGAAGAATGACTTTCTATACGTATTGATGATTTAAGTGGTTCGCCTGGAGCAAACATTTGCCTGGAAGGCATTATCTGTTCCGTCTTCTTTGAGagtttctttctcttttgAGGCCTCTGAGGTAGGTCAGACAAGTTGTTGAGTAGATCGTCAGGTAGCCTCTTGAGTCTACCTATTGCTGGTTCTTTGGAAGCTGATTTTTTGCCAACCTTGACTTCTCGTTCCTGTCTCACTCTTTCGAGCTGAtcttgtttcttcttcttcttcgcctcTTTCGCCGCCTTCAAACTAGTCGCAACATTTTTCATTGCTTGAAGTGCCTCAGTACGAGCTTCGCGAAATCCTATGCTGTCAGGTCCCTCATCAGAATCAGAATCCTCTTGCTGTGATTTACCTGTGTTTGATAATAATCTCATTTTCTTCGTTAATTGTGGGGTTTGAGGTGTTCCACTGGATTCTAATCTTGCACGTTTCTTTCTGGCTGTGGATTCTTTCAAAGATTTACGTTTTTTCGTTGCATTCTCTTCATCCTCACTGGGATCttctgtgaaattttcagctccaTTCATCGTGCTTGTTGTTGATGCTTTGTTTTGTGCTTTTCTATTTGAAGTGATACTACTTTCATTTTGACTAATTATACTATCTTCTGGTTCTGGTTCAAACTTCTTACTTTTGGATTTTCGccttttttccaacattttaGTCTCTGGCTGTTCTGTTATTTCTGTAATCgacttatttttctcattttcaaaaacttcgTCGTCGTTAGAAtcttcctcctcttcatcCTCATCTTCATTATCACTTTCCCCATCTTCGTTTCTATTCGACTCACGTTTGTCGGATTCTTCATCTGTTTCATCGTCTCTTTTATCGTCTTCATGATTACCGTTCAATTCATTACCTGCTTCTTGGACCTCATCGTTCATATCGTTGTCTTCAATGTTAAACTCCTCAGCAtcatcttcatttttatcttcatCTATTTCTGATGCATTATTATCTACGAGCTcctcttctttcattttactcaACCCTTCTTTATCGTAAagttttttcacctttttatttaattccaACAGTGGCAAACTCTCGttcagtttttctttcatcaaaAATTTCGTTATCGGACTCTCAGAGTTGGGAGTTTTTACGCTTAGATTCAAGTCTGAAACCTTGGCCTTGAGGACTTCAGATTCTCTTATAATCTGTATTGAATCTCTCTGATTTTTGTTGTTCGATTTCGGGCTCTTCTCTTTAGAGATTTTCTTTCCACTCTTAGGTGTTTTAGTTTCTGGTGTTCCCAATTTGTTTCCTTCTTCCATCACGTTGATTGTATAAGGTGTAGAAATTGCTAACTCTTctaccaaatttttttgcttaaGTTTCTTTGCAGACTTTTTACCAACCGAATTATCTAAACTAGAAGATTGACTTCTGTTTTGATCATTAACTTCAGATGAAGAGTTTTGATCTGGTGTACACAGATCTATTGTATTATTTGACCACAATTCTACTCTAGAGTGTTTCTTCTTGGGAACGCTTTTCTCAAGTTCCTCCACACGTGGCGATGCCGTACGTTCAACTTTGCCCAAGTCTAGTACAACTGTGTTTTTCCTTATCTTTTTACCAGATGAAGTTTCATTCCTGTTTAGGGAGAAATTTAACCTCTCTGGCCCGTCGCTGATTTCTGGGGATTTTGTGATCAGCTCTTCACTTCTGACTTGACGACGGTACACGGGAGTTGAACGATCCGATTTTCGCTTTGATTTCTTATCTGTTCTTTCTGTTTCAGTTTGGTTGTCGATGTCTTCGACGTaatctttttcattctcctcctcttctgCCTTCTTCCCctctttttcattctctcccTCTTCTTGATTTTCCGCTTCATCTTCGgatgaagattttttcaagattCTCCTGTATTTGCTTTTAACAGTCGCACTTTCTTCTTCTGTGACTTCGTCTTCAGAAGCTTCAGATGATTCTACTGCATCATCAGCGACAACAAAGTCTTCTAGGTCAGATCCATCGTCATCTTCATCCGATTGCTCTGATTCCGACGCACGACATTCATCAGCAGCAACATTATCATCAGAGTACTCAACATCGTCATCTCCGGCAAGATTCAACTCCTTAGCCACATCTGGGTCGATTGTATTATTGAAATCACCTTTATCTTGATTAGAAATAGCTTCGTCTTCACTGGACTCAATGTTGAACAGAGAACCAGTTAATGGAAGGTTTTCGTCCGAACTTGCCTCTTCTGAATCATCAAGATTGTCGGAGCGAGAATCAGAATCTACAACAGCTACGATGGAGTAGTTTCTGTTCAAATGGCCCCTCGACATACCAGGTGTTTGTGTCATGGGAGATGACTTGTCCCAactttcgacatttttttttacatcttcgCCAGAGTCTTCATCAGATGCTTTATCGCTCTTCTCATCTTTTGAACTTTCATTAAATTTGTAAACGTCGATAGATTTTTTTGgtgtttttgattttgacttCCGTTTCTTATCTGTCTGAGACTTTCGTGGCGATAATGGTTCTTGTTCACCTCCAATCTCTTCTTCAGCTGCTATACTTATAGGTATTGTTTCTGCATCACTCAGGATTTCTTGCATCTCCACGTCTTCTTCCTGAGATGTTGCTACTGATTTCCTATTGCTTTCTTCCTTGGCTTGATCGCTGATTCCACAGTCCATCGATGCGTTCGGATTCAGAGATTGGCCTAGCGATTTTTCAGTCTGTGTTGCTTCTTCCATTTCATCCATGTCCACATCTTCATTCTCTAACTTTTCTGCGATTTTTTGACTCGCAGATCTCCTCTTTTTATCAGCTTTTCCACGATAGGCACTTTTGTCCACTATAACTGTTTCATCAGAATCTGAAGCTTCATTGTGTTTAGAATAAtctttattatttgaattctTGCCCCCTGAGTTATCCATTACAAGAACTAGATCCTCTTCAGAATCACTTTTATTCTTTGATTCACATGCTGCTAAAGTATCAGACACTTTTTTCATTGTGGGAGTCAGATTACTTTTGGTTGGACTTGCTTTTGAAATATCTTTCTTCCCCTTCTTATTCCACTCATCAGCAGATATGTCTTGGAACAAATCAGCAATTCCAATGCTAGCATCACTGTCAGAAACTACATTTTGACAATTGTGTCCTGAAAGCTGATCTTTCTCACGTGTCACTAATTCAAGCTGTTTTGAGTGCCGTTTTGCGGGCGAATTTTCACGTACCACCTGCTTCTTCATTTCTCTGCATTCTTTTTCATCAAGATATTCATCTTCATTAGCATGATTTTTGGAATTTATATCGCCATGAGTTTTAATGTTAGAATTAAGTGGACGATCATTTTTGGAAGGAGATGTATTGGTTTTGTCTGTTTCTTCATCACTGGTATTTTTCTTATCTAAAGACTGTCTCCTTTTACCTTGTTTCACCTGTGACTGAGGAGTCAACAAGCTGTCATCATTTTCATCTGCCGATATTTTGGACGAGGTCTTTGTTGTAAACTTGACAACATTATCAATTCGTTCCAAGTTTAAACAGAATCTCTTTGTTTGCGTATCCCGCtgttttttctcaacaatatCACTGCCACTTTTTCTAGACCTACGACTCGGCATAATtggtttttcaaaaacttcgTCGTTAGTTTCAGAGTCTACATCAGGAATATGGTTTTTGGCCGTAAAGTTAAGACCATCTTTGTTTAGGTCAAGGGAGTGATTGCTGTCATTGGAATCGTACAGGGAAAATTCTTCCAGAATTTCATTCTCACCAGCTGTTTCGTCAAGTCTTTTACAACTGGTCGTTACATTCATGAATTCAGCATCTTCACTATGAACTACTCGATCTTTGGTAGAAAGTTGATTACCTTCTTCATGTAACACTGAATTGTTCTGAgttgtgtttgaaaatttaacgccaGAAGTCTCTTTTTGAGTTTTTTCGTCAGAAGTTGAACTCGAAGTGTTCGCAACCACATTTACAGATTTGCCATCTTCAACTGCTATGGACTTCAGTATAGAAGTATCATGCCATGATTTAGACAGGACCCGCTCATCTAACGAcgtattcaattttctttcatcagaGTTACGTACAAACAATGCGGAACCAACTGATTTTGATTCTctaataatatttacatttgaTACGGTGAACCCTAAATTTTTCTTGACTTTTTCAGGGGAAACGTTCAACTTCTGGTTCTCCTTATTGCCAGGACTCTGTTCGTGCTCTTCTGttgatttattcaataaattttctattttccgtCCCAGTTCCTTCGGTGTGTCTAATGAatgatgtttctttttctgcgaAGATGAGCTCTGTAATGACTTGATTGAGATTTCTACCTTATTAGTTGGCGAAGATTCAGCAGTTTCAGTTTGACAAGGTGATCCAAGCTGGTACTCAGATTCCTTAGTTTCCTCATTTACAGATTTGTTACACGGTGATGTTACTGAGGGAGACGACTCTGACGATTTTCTGGTACCACCACCATCAGCAGTTGATGGTTCCGTACTCGTTTTCTCTAACAAAAGAAATGCGAACAGGAATATAATAAACTGGCCCGCTACTATTGCAATCATAATAAATTACAGatagaaagaaataaataccAAGACTGCTCTCAATTTTTGTGTCCTCGTTTATCATCCACTCATTTTCTGTCTTAGAATCAGTTTTATCTTCATTGATTTCTTCATTAAGAACTGGTTCAGATGGAACAACTGATACTTGTGTTCGTCGTCGCTTCGAAGGTGTACTCAGCACAGATGTAGCGTGTTGCATTAACGCTGTTGCACCTTTTGTTGCATGCTCAATATTCGACTCAATTGAGCTTGCTCTGGTTCGGCGTGTAACGCGACCGACCGATGGTGGTGACTGTGACTCTGACACAGCTCTGATAGATCGCCTATGAAACACATTAAAAGTTAGGAAACTTTTAAGGAACTCCGATAAATCATAAATAAGCAAGAACGTGTCACACTGTTTGTCGATTGAGGTTATTGTAACATAAAATTGCATTAGTACATTCTACTTTTTTCTGCAAGCAGAAAAATGTATTCTGCTTCAACTTGAGAACTTTAATCGGacaaattttcttgaaattaatATACCTAGTTCTAGCTGTAGGTTTTGGTGAGTCAGGCGACGAGTCTTGTTGAAGGTTGTACCTAGTAGAGCGTGCGTTAGCTCTTGGTGTTCCAGGCGCCGATTCTAGTTCTGGATTTTCACTTATACTTGAGGAAGCTGAGTTTCTGCGTGATCTCAAGTTTCTCGTTGGTTCTGGGACAGCAATCGCGCGTCTACGAGTAGTTCTTTTTACTAATGTTGCCGTTTCTTCTACACTTTCTGGCGATGAGCCATCAGGATTAACAGAACCATGGCGGATTCGAGTACTTCGGCGCAATGGAGAATCCGAAACGGATGCTGCAACTGCTGCTCGTGTTCTGGGAGCCTTAGAGACTGAAAATTAATAGTAATTGTGTGGTCACTGTTGATCgctataagaaaaaaaagaggaaacaaGCAAAAGGTGCCAAAGTATGTTCATTATCATAGATAAAAATGTTCTCTCTAAAGATAGGTGGTGATTTGCCATTAACTGTCGGCAAATTTCTGGAACAAGCTCTCGCGGATTTTCGAGCTTCCAAGATTCAGAACTAAGAATAGATAAGGGCGATAAGAACGAAAAGCGTTTGTTACCGAGTTCTGTGAACAGCAAAAAGACAGGGGGGAAAGAAGGGGGACGATTAAGTTCGTCGGTGAGTAGCATAGGGTCGCGAAATTAGGTTGAGTAAGACTATGtgattcgataaaaattatttcagttatGTTTGCATCGATACACGATTCCAGATGTAGGAGAACGTGGTTCAGACGATTTCCGAGGTATCAAAATGCGAGGGAGATTAAAGAATGGCAATTTTATCGTGCAGACAGATTTGAAATCGTAACGGTCGTTAGAGGGTTGGCAGTTGTGATAAGAACGAAATTTACACTAAAATTTGAACTGCTGCTTACCTGCTTTGGGTTCGTAATCTTCATCAAAATTGTTAACAACGGAACGCGGCATTGTTTGAAATGTTGTATTAACATAAATTACTaacaaaacgtacacgaaaCAACGTTCAACCGTGCACAAATTTCGCCTTTCTTAGGAGCCAAGAGCCAAACGGTCCGTACACGATGCAAAAACACGTGTCCTCGGAAAAATTCGTCGCCGCTTTGACCTCAGGATACACCGTAGTTAGAATCGCGCTCTAGCAGTTATTTTCAGATCGAATGTACCATCTTGTGGCGCCGCGTCTGCAAAGCTGTGATGACTTCTTCTTAACCGACCGATGTTGCCCGCGCTTAtgcaattctttttttttcccgctcTTCGGTACGGCAGGTGAAACCTGAAGTTATCTCTCAGTCCTTGAATTTGAAACACGATTTGACCACTGCtaatttaatcaatttagaGCTGGCAGTACTGATATATTGTCAATCATTCGCAAAACGAAGAATCAATGTTCTATGTCGATTTCAAGCCCGCGTTATCaagagtaaaattatataccATGGAAATGATTaggaaaattgatgaaatcaATCGCTTTCATCAAGATATCTATACCAAAGTAAtactttgatttttaatattcaattaGGTAGGTGTCTGATCCCTCTCTCCCACAATAACTTAGcatatatacatttttgtacTAAAAGAAATGAATCAGTTACGTTGCAACATGAACAATACCATTTGTTGCAACTTTCATATTTCACAATAATGAGACTCT is part of the Neodiprion virginianus isolate iyNeoVirg1 chromosome 5, iyNeoVirg1.1, whole genome shotgun sequence genome and encodes:
- the LOC124304962 gene encoding stress response protein NST1-like; translation: MPRSVVNNFDEDYEPKAVSKAPRTRAAVAASVSDSPLRRSTRIRHGSVNPDGSSPESVEETATLVKRTTRRRAIAVPEPTRNLRSRRNSASSSISENPELESAPGTPRANARSTRYNLQQDSSPDSPKPTARTRRSIRAVSESQSPPSVGRVTRRTRASSIESNIEHATKGATALMQHATSVLSTPSKRRRTQVSVVPSEPVLNEEINEDKTDSKTENEWMINEDTKIESSLEKTSTEPSTADGGGTRKSSESSPSVTSPCNKSVNEETKESEYQLGSPCQTETAESSPTNKVEISIKSLQSSSSQKKKHHSLDTPKELGRKIENLLNKSTEEHEQSPGNKENQKLNVSPEKVKKNLGFTVSNVNIIRESKSVGSALFVRNSDERKLNTSLDERVLSKSWHDTSILKSIAVEDGKSVNVVANTSSSTSDEKTQKETSGVKFSNTTQNNSVLHEEGNQLSTKDRVVHSEDAEFMNVTTSCKRLDETAGENEILEEFSLYDSNDSNHSLDLNKDGLNFTAKNHIPDVDSETNDEVFEKPIMPSRRSRKSGSDIVEKKQRDTQTKRFCLNLERIDNVVKFTTKTSSKISADENDDSLLTPQSQVKQGKRRQSLDKKNTSDEETDKTNTSPSKNDRPLNSNIKTHGDINSKNHANEDEYLDEKECREMKKQVVRENSPAKRHSKQLELVTREKDQLSGHNCQNVVSDSDASIGIADLFQDISADEWNKKGKKDISKASPTKSNLTPTMKKVSDTLAACESKNKSDSEEDLVLVMDNSGGKNSNNKDYSKHNEASDSDETVIVDKSAYRGKADKKRRSASQKIAEKLENEDVDMDEMEEATQTEKSLGQSLNPNASMDCGISDQAKEESNRKSVATSQEEDVEMQEILSDAETIPISIAAEEEIGGEQEPLSPRKSQTDKKRKSKSKTPKKSIDVYKFNESSKDEKSDKASDEDSGEDVKKNVESWDKSSPMTQTPGMSRGHLNRNYSIVAVVDSDSRSDNLDDSEEASSDENLPLTGSLFNIESSEDEAISNQDKGDFNNTIDPDVAKELNLAGDDDVEYSDDNVAADECRASESEQSDEDDDGSDLEDFVVADDAVESSEASEDEVTEEESATVKSKYRRILKKSSSEDEAENQEEGENEKEGKKAEEEENEKDYVEDIDNQTETERTDKKSKRKSDRSTPVYRRQVRSEELITKSPEISDGPERLNFSLNRNETSSGKKIRKNTVVLDLGKVERTASPRVEELEKSVPKKKHSRVELWSNNTIDLCTPDQNSSSEVNDQNRSQSSSLDNSVGKKSAKKLKQKNLVEELAISTPYTINVMEEGNKLGTPETKTPKSGKKISKEKSPKSNNKNQRDSIQIIRESEVLKAKVSDLNLSVKTPNSESPITKFLMKEKLNESLPLLELNKKVKKLYDKEGLSKMKEEELVDNNASEIDEDKNEDDAEEFNIEDNDMNDEVQEAGNELNGNHEDDKRDDETDEESDKRESNRNEDGESDNEDEDEEEEDSNDDEVFENEKNKSITEITEQPETKMLEKRRKSKSKKFEPEPEDSIISQNESSITSNRKAQNKASTTSTMNGAENFTEDPSEDEENATKKRKSLKESTARKKRARLESSGTPQTPQLTKKMRLLSNTGKSQQEDSDSDEGPDSIGFREARTEALQAMKNVATSLKAAKEAKKKKKQDQLERVRQEREVKVGKKSASKEPAIGRLKRLPDDLLNNLSDLPQRPQKRKKLSKKTEQIMPSRQMFAPGEPLKSSIRIESHSSPLSTAGGTTQFSVVNLQKVKKHPPKAPSVASFREQMLARNPRQPVSAFFMYQAKQKASGKHLLSQK